From the genome of Papaver somniferum cultivar HN1 chromosome 2, ASM357369v1, whole genome shotgun sequence, one region includes:
- the LOC113351604 gene encoding F-box/kelch-repeat protein At3g23880-like: MGSALPEDVLFEIFMRLPVKSLLRFKSACKTWYALIESSDFIYRHANMTDYKSKLGTLICQFDTSDQFFVLSGDESLEVFEDLGNGPCFNKAYSDDPPRREMVASCHGIICIRYKKTKDIGLCNPATRQCRILPKPLSYGNLSPRSNSVGFGLDIVNKDYKVLLVTSFRQDGWSQSYPLDCVRKVQIYSLRSDSWRWIDGGNHFPIHCLNHDKGVYLNGNYFMIGLEYFNRTSSSNFDSDKVILSFDFNKEIFRKFLAPAGADYVRLCPQLYSVRDKLACTKSQCTRDGLFFEVWVLNDYNTKEECWTQLYRFRSLSLVYPFGPFALTRNGEFGFMITSSEVIKVYNFTTGEIEDPTSCLINTKAKRKNKDIKLDDGFNVYFYKEILVSIY; the protein is encoded by the coding sequence ATGGGTAGTGCTCTGCCTGAAGATGTATTATTTGAGATTTTCATGCGTCTCCCAGTAAAATCACTGTTGCGATTCAAGTCTGCATGTAAAACATGGTATGCACTCATCGAAAGCTCCGACTTCATCTATCGCCACGCCAATATGACAGATTATAAATCCAAGTTAGGCACCTTGATCTGTCAATTCGACACATCCGATCAGTTTTTCGTGCTTTCTGGTGATGAGAGCTTGGAGGTGTTCGAAGATCTAGGTAATGGGCCATGTTTTAATAAGGCCTATTCTGATGATCCTCCACGTAGAGAGATGGTAGCTTCCTGTCATGGGATAATCTGCATACGATATAAGAAAACCAAGGATATTGGTCTCTGTAACCCTGCTACCAGACAATGCAGGATTCTCCCAAAACCGTTAAGTTACGGAAATTTAAGTCCACGCAGTAATTCCGTTGGCTTCGGATTGGATATCGTAAACAAGGATTACAAAGTGCTGCTAGTCACGTCATTCAGACAAGACGGGTGGAGTCAGTCATACCCTTTAGATTGTGTTCGTAAAGTTCAAATTTACAGCCTACGTAGTGATTCTTGGAGATGGATAGATGGTGGCAATCATTTCCCCATCCATTGTCTAAATCACGATAAAGGAGTTTATCTGAATGGCAACTATTTCATGATAGGCCTGGAGTACTTTAACCGAACATCTTCATCTAATTTTGATAGCGATAAAGTGATTCTTTCGTTCGACTTTAACAAAGAGATATTTAGAAAATTTCTGGCTCCAGCTGGTGCTGACTACGTACGTTTGTGTCCCCAGTTATATTCAGTACGTGATAAACTGGCCTGCACTAAGTCTCAGTGTACTCGTGATGGACTGTTTTTTGAGGTATGGGTTCTGAATGATTATAATACGAAGGAGGAGTGTTGGACTCAACTATATAGATTCAGATCCTTATCATTAGTCTATCCCTTCGGTCCGTTTGCGTTAACAAGGAATGGCGAGTTTGGATTTATGATTACTTCGTCTGAGGTTATAAAAGTATACAACTTTACCACGGGTGAAATTGAGGATCCTACTAGCTGCCTGATCAAtacaaaagcaaaaagaaaaaacaaggacATCAAACTTGATGATGGGTTCAACGTTTACTTCTACAAGGAAATCCTCGTTTCAATCTATTAA